Proteins encoded in a region of the Streptomyces sp. NBC_01471 genome:
- a CDS encoding helix-turn-helix domain-containing protein has translation MTVDRDQVLRTAATLLTRKATATMDEVARAAGIGRATLHRHFAGRDALVRALEEFGIAEFEAALDAARTDEGTAVDALRRFIDEVRPSAGLLAFLVTENELFEGKAVNEGWARLDARVSALFRRGQEAGELRIDLTPAWLTEALYGLIGTCAWAIQDGRVAANDFSYMIAELLLGGAQRSVEQ, from the coding sequence ATGACTGTCGACCGGGACCAGGTGCTGCGCACCGCGGCCACCCTGCTCACCCGTAAGGCGACCGCCACCATGGACGAGGTCGCCAGGGCGGCCGGGATCGGCCGGGCCACCCTCCACCGGCACTTCGCGGGCCGCGACGCGCTGGTCAGGGCCCTGGAGGAGTTCGGCATCGCGGAGTTCGAGGCGGCGCTCGACGCGGCCAGGACCGACGAGGGAACGGCCGTGGACGCACTGCGGCGCTTCATCGACGAAGTCCGGCCCTCCGCCGGGCTGCTCGCCTTCCTCGTCACCGAGAACGAACTCTTCGAGGGCAAAGCGGTGAACGAGGGCTGGGCCCGGCTCGACGCCCGCGTCTCCGCCCTCTTCCGGCGCGGCCAGGAGGCCGGGGAACTCCGGATCGACCTCACCCCCGCATGGCTGACCGAGGCGCTCTACGGGCTCATCGGCACCTGCGCGTGGGCAATACAGGACGGCCGGGTCGCGGCCAATGACTTCTCTTACATGATCGCCGAGTTGCTGCTCGGCGGCGCACAACGGAGCGTGGAGCAATGA
- a CDS encoding glycerophosphodiester phosphodiesterase, whose amino-acid sequence MSHGGQTGPGRRTLLGAAVLGTAALGLPGTANAEGPGPGHGGPGGGRGSSYEDLLVPTVIGHRGTAGYRPEHTLGSYRHALDLGADIIEQDVVPTRDGHLVCRHENDITATTDVSAHARFADRRTTKSVDGTAITGWFTEDFTLAELRTLRAKERIPANRQHNTLYDGRWPVPTFEEVLRWAELEGRKRGRPVWLHTETKHPTYFRGLGLGLEERLVALLRKYGRDRRDSPQFVQSFEPGSIQRLARLAGTPGIVLLADPASRPWDFVQSGDPRTVADLQIPAGLKWIASYARGIGPTLDSVIPKDRDGRLTEPTTLVRDAHARGLLLHPYTMRNENTFLPADFRRGTDPNAYGDAFGAFRAYFATGIDGVFSDNADTALLAAADHRAR is encoded by the coding sequence ATGTCGCACGGCGGACAGACAGGACCCGGACGGCGCACACTGCTCGGCGCGGCGGTGCTGGGTACGGCCGCGCTGGGCCTCCCGGGAACGGCGAACGCCGAAGGGCCCGGCCCCGGTCACGGCGGGCCGGGCGGCGGCCGCGGCAGCTCGTACGAGGACCTGCTCGTGCCCACGGTCATCGGTCACCGCGGAACGGCCGGCTACCGCCCCGAGCACACGCTCGGTTCGTACCGGCACGCTCTCGACCTCGGTGCCGACATCATCGAGCAGGACGTGGTGCCCACCAGGGACGGGCACCTCGTCTGCCGCCACGAGAACGACATCACCGCGACCACGGACGTCTCCGCGCACGCGCGGTTCGCGGACCGCCGGACCACGAAGTCGGTCGACGGGACCGCCATCACCGGCTGGTTCACCGAGGACTTCACCCTCGCCGAGCTGAGGACGCTCCGGGCCAAGGAGCGCATTCCGGCCAACCGCCAGCACAACACGCTCTATGACGGCCGCTGGCCGGTCCCCACCTTCGAAGAGGTGCTGCGCTGGGCGGAGCTGGAGGGCCGCAAGCGCGGCAGGCCGGTCTGGCTCCACACCGAGACCAAACACCCCACCTACTTCCGCGGGCTCGGCCTCGGCCTTGAGGAGCGCCTGGTCGCGCTGTTGCGCAAGTACGGCCGGGACCGACGCGATTCCCCGCAGTTCGTCCAGTCCTTCGAGCCGGGTTCCATCCAGCGCCTCGCCCGGCTCGCCGGCACCCCGGGCATCGTGCTGCTCGCCGATCCGGCGAGCCGGCCCTGGGACTTCGTACAGTCGGGCGACCCGCGCACGGTGGCCGACCTGCAGATCCCGGCGGGGCTGAAGTGGATCGCCTCCTACGCCCGGGGCATCGGGCCCACGCTCGACTCGGTCATCCCGAAGGACCGCGACGGCCGTCTCACCGAGCCGACCACCCTGGTGCGGGACGCCCACGCGCGGGGCCTGCTCCTCCACCCGTACACGATGCGCAACGAGAACACCTTCCTGCCCGCGGACTTCCGGCGCGGTACGGACCCGAACGCCTACGGCGACGCCTTCGGTGCGTTCCGGGCGTACTTCGCGACGGGGATCGACGGGGTCTTCTCCGACAACGCGGACACGGCGCTGCTCGCGGCCGCCGACCACCGCGCCCGCTGA
- a CDS encoding methionine ABC transporter ATP-binding protein produces MITTTGLTKVYASRGREVTALDGVDLHVREGEVFGVIGQSGAGKSSLIRCVNLLERPTSGTVTVDGTDLTALAGRGSRAGRELRAARSRIGMVFQHFNLLSSRTVQDNVELPLEILGVGGRDRARKALELLDLVGLADRAKSYPAQLSGGQKQRVGIARALAGDPKVLLSDEATSALDPETTRSILQLLRDLNQQLGLTVLLITHEMDVVKTVCDSAALMRSGRVVESGTVGELLATPGSELARELFPVGGPLPGTDRTVIDVTFHGDSAGRPVISQLSRTYNIDISILGAAMDTVGGNQIGRMRIELPGPFEENVVPIGFLREQGLQIEVAGAEHPALAKEDAK; encoded by the coding sequence GTGATCACCACCACCGGCCTGACGAAGGTCTATGCCTCGCGCGGCCGTGAGGTCACCGCCCTGGACGGCGTCGATCTGCACGTCCGCGAGGGGGAGGTGTTCGGCGTCATCGGTCAGAGCGGCGCCGGGAAGTCCTCGCTCATCCGCTGCGTCAACCTCCTCGAACGCCCCACGTCCGGCACCGTGACCGTGGACGGCACCGACCTCACCGCGCTCGCCGGCCGCGGCAGCCGCGCCGGCCGGGAGCTGCGCGCGGCCCGCAGCCGGATCGGCATGGTCTTCCAGCACTTCAACCTGCTGTCCTCGCGCACCGTGCAGGACAACGTCGAACTGCCGCTGGAGATCCTCGGGGTCGGCGGCAGGGACCGTGCGCGCAAGGCACTCGAACTGCTCGACCTCGTCGGCCTCGCCGACCGCGCCAAGTCCTACCCGGCGCAGCTCTCCGGCGGCCAGAAGCAGCGTGTCGGCATCGCCCGCGCACTGGCCGGCGATCCGAAGGTGCTGCTCTCCGACGAGGCGACCTCCGCACTGGACCCCGAGACCACCCGCTCGATCCTGCAGCTGCTGCGCGACCTCAACCAGCAGCTCGGGCTCACCGTGCTGCTCATCACGCACGAGATGGACGTCGTCAAGACCGTCTGCGACTCGGCCGCGCTGATGAGGAGCGGCAGGGTCGTCGAGTCGGGAACCGTCGGCGAACTCCTCGCGACGCCCGGCTCCGAACTCGCCCGCGAGCTGTTTCCGGTGGGCGGCCCGCTGCCGGGCACCGACCGTACGGTCATCGACGTCACCTTCCACGGGGACAGCGCGGGCCGCCCCGTGATCTCCCAGCTCTCCCGTACCTACAACATCGACATATCGATCCTGGGCGCCGCGATGGACACCGTCGGCGGCAACCAGATCGGCCGGATGCGGATCGAACTGCCCGGCCCCTTCGAGGAGAACGTCGTGCCGATCGGATTCCTCCGGGAACAGGGCCTCCAGATCGAAGTGGCAGGCGCCGAGCACCCCGCACTGGCCAAGGAGGACGCCAAGTGA
- a CDS encoding aldo/keto reductase, producing MPFARLTAATTPTAHIGLGLAAVGRPGYINLGRDQDLPADRSPENLLARTHELLDAAYAQGVRYFDVARSYGRAEAFLAEWLHARPAVQDVVIGSKWGYTYTADWRTDAEVHEVKDHSVATFDRQRTETGMLLGERLDLYQIHSLTTDSPALTDTGLHARLAALAAEGVTVGFSTSGPAQADTVRAALAVTVDGAPLFRSVQSTYNLLDPSVGEALAEAHEAGLSVIVKEAVANGRLAGSAAPAPLRDIAEETGTTPDAVALAAILRRPWATVVLSGAATAVQLSANLHAAVADLGDEQLERLAGLREEPAAYWQQRAKLPWS from the coding sequence ATGCCCTTCGCCCGCCTCACGGCAGCGACCACCCCCACGGCCCACATCGGACTCGGCCTGGCAGCCGTAGGCAGGCCGGGCTACATCAACCTCGGCCGCGACCAGGACCTGCCCGCCGACCGCAGCCCGGAGAACCTGCTCGCCCGTACGCATGAACTCCTGGACGCCGCCTACGCGCAGGGCGTGCGCTACTTCGACGTCGCCCGCTCCTACGGCCGCGCCGAGGCGTTCCTCGCCGAGTGGCTGCACGCCAGGCCCGCCGTCCAGGACGTCGTGATCGGCAGCAAGTGGGGCTACACCTACACCGCGGACTGGCGCACCGACGCCGAGGTCCACGAGGTCAAGGACCACAGCGTCGCCACCTTCGACCGGCAGCGCACCGAGACCGGCATGCTGCTGGGGGAGCGGCTGGACCTCTACCAGATCCACTCCCTGACCACCGACAGCCCGGCCCTGACCGACACCGGGCTGCACGCCCGGCTGGCCGCGCTCGCGGCGGAAGGCGTGACGGTCGGGTTCTCCACGAGCGGCCCCGCCCAGGCGGACACCGTCCGGGCGGCGCTCGCGGTCACGGTCGACGGCGCACCGCTCTTCCGCTCGGTGCAGAGCACCTACAACCTGCTGGACCCCTCGGTGGGCGAGGCGCTGGCAGAGGCCCACGAGGCGGGGCTCTCCGTGATCGTCAAGGAGGCGGTGGCCAACGGCCGTCTGGCCGGCAGCGCAGCGCCGGCACCGCTGCGCGACATCGCCGAGGAGACCGGTACGACCCCCGACGCCGTCGCGCTGGCCGCGATCCTGCGCCGCCCCTGGGCGACGGTGGTGCTCTCCGGGGCGGCCACCGCCGTACAGCTGTCGGCCAATCTGCACGCGGCGGTGGCCGACCTCGGCGACGAGCAGCTGGAGCGGCTGGCCGGGCTGCGCGAGGAGCCCGCCGCGTACTGGCAGCAGCGGGCGAAACTGCCCTGGAGCTGA
- the argH gene encoding argininosuccinate lyase — MSSNTGDVRLWGGRFADGPAEALAQLSASVHFDWRLAPYDIAGSRAHARALHTAGLLTPDELARMQDGLDRLAADVADGSFTGTVADEDVHTALERGLLERVGPDLGGKLRAGRSRNDQIATLFRMYLRDHARTIGGLIADLQDALVGLAEAHPDVAMPGRTHLQHAQPVLFAHHVLAHVQSLSRDAERLRQWDERTAVSPYGSGALAGSSLGLDPEAVAADLGFERGSAGNSIDGTASRDFVAEFAFITAMIGINLSRIAEEIIIWNTKEFSFVTLHDAFSTGSSIMPQKKNPDIAELARGKSGRLIGNLTGLMATLKALPLAYNRDLQEDKEPVFDSCDQLEVLLPAFTGMMATLTVHRERLEELAPAGFSLATDIAEWLVRQGVPFRVAHEVAGECVKECERHGIELDQLTDEQFAKISEHLTPEVRTVLDVPGALASRSGRGGTAPSAVAVQLIEVKASLVIQHAWAAAKK; from the coding sequence GTGAGCAGCAACACCGGTGACGTCCGGCTCTGGGGCGGCCGTTTCGCCGACGGTCCTGCCGAGGCGCTGGCCCAGCTGTCCGCGTCCGTCCACTTCGACTGGCGGCTCGCACCGTACGACATCGCCGGCTCCCGCGCCCATGCCCGCGCGCTGCACACGGCCGGGCTGCTCACGCCGGACGAACTGGCCCGGATGCAGGACGGCCTCGACCGGCTGGCGGCCGACGTCGCCGACGGATCGTTCACCGGCACGGTCGCCGACGAGGACGTCCACACCGCGCTGGAGCGCGGACTCCTGGAGCGGGTCGGCCCCGACCTCGGCGGCAAGCTGCGGGCGGGCCGGTCCCGCAACGACCAGATCGCGACCCTCTTCCGGATGTACCTGCGCGACCACGCCCGGACCATCGGCGGTCTGATCGCCGACCTCCAGGACGCGCTGGTCGGCCTCGCCGAGGCGCACCCGGACGTGGCGATGCCCGGCCGCACCCACCTCCAGCACGCTCAGCCCGTGCTCTTCGCCCACCACGTGCTGGCCCACGTCCAGTCGCTGTCCCGGGACGCCGAGCGGCTGCGCCAGTGGGACGAGCGCACCGCGGTCTCGCCGTACGGGTCGGGGGCGCTGGCCGGGTCCTCGCTGGGGCTCGACCCCGAAGCGGTCGCCGCCGACCTCGGCTTCGAGCGCGGCTCGGCCGGCAACTCGATCGACGGCACCGCCTCGCGGGACTTCGTCGCCGAGTTCGCCTTCATCACGGCGATGATCGGCATCAACCTCTCGCGGATCGCCGAGGAGATCATCATCTGGAACACGAAGGAGTTCTCCTTCGTCACCCTCCACGACGCCTTCTCGACCGGCTCGTCGATCATGCCGCAGAAGAAGAACCCGGACATCGCGGAGCTGGCGCGCGGCAAGTCCGGCCGGCTGATCGGCAATCTGACGGGGCTGATGGCCACCCTCAAGGCCCTGCCGCTCGCGTACAACCGCGACCTCCAGGAGGACAAGGAGCCGGTCTTCGACTCCTGCGACCAGCTGGAGGTCCTGCTGCCCGCCTTCACCGGCATGATGGCGACGCTGACCGTCCACCGCGAGCGGCTGGAGGAGCTGGCCCCGGCGGGCTTCTCGCTCGCCACCGACATCGCCGAGTGGCTGGTCAGGCAGGGTGTTCCCTTCCGGGTCGCGCACGAGGTCGCCGGTGAGTGCGTCAAGGAGTGCGAGCGCCACGGCATCGAGCTGGACCAGCTCACGGACGAGCAGTTCGCGAAGATCTCCGAGCATCTGACGCCGGAGGTCCGTACGGTGCTCGACGTCCCCGGCGCGCTGGCCTCCCGCAGCGGCCGCGGCGGCACCGCACCGTCGGCGGTCGCCGTACAGCTCATCGAGGTCAAGGCCAGTCTGGTCATCCAGCACGCCTGGGCAGCGGCGAAGAAGTAG
- a CDS encoding lysophospholipid acyltransferase family protein, with translation MSRLALIKAVLGPIMRLMFRPRVEGVENIPGTGPVILAGNHLTFIDSMIMPICVQRQVFFIGKDEYVTGKGLKGRLMAWFFTGVGMIPVDRDGGRGGVAALMTGRQILEDGKAFSIYPEGTRSPDGRLYRGRTGIARLTLMTGAPVVPFAMIGTDKIQPNGSGLPRPGKVTVRFGEPMEFSRYDGMDRDRYVLRAVTDSVMAEVMRLSGQEYVDIYATKAKAA, from the coding sequence TTGTCCCGACTGGCGCTCATCAAGGCAGTGCTCGGACCGATCATGCGTCTGATGTTCCGCCCGCGGGTGGAAGGCGTCGAGAACATCCCCGGGACAGGTCCGGTCATCCTCGCCGGCAACCACCTGACGTTCATCGACTCGATGATCATGCCGATCTGCGTGCAGCGGCAGGTCTTCTTCATCGGCAAGGACGAGTACGTCACGGGCAAGGGGCTGAAGGGCCGTCTGATGGCCTGGTTCTTCACCGGTGTCGGGATGATCCCGGTGGACCGCGACGGCGGACGCGGCGGTGTCGCCGCCCTGATGACCGGCCGCCAGATCCTGGAGGACGGCAAGGCGTTCTCGATCTACCCGGAGGGGACCCGCTCCCCCGACGGACGGCTGTACCGCGGCCGTACGGGCATCGCACGGCTGACCCTGATGACGGGCGCACCCGTGGTGCCGTTCGCGATGATCGGTACGGACAAGATCCAGCCGAACGGCTCCGGTCTGCCGCGGCCCGGGAAGGTCACGGTCCGCTTCGGTGAGCCGATGGAGTTCTCGCGCTACGACGGCATGGACCGCGACCGCTACGTGCTGCGCGCGGTCACGGACTCGGTGATGGCCGAGGTCATGCGGCTCTCCGGCCAGGAGTACGTCGACATCTACGCCACGAAGGCGAAGGCCGCCTGA
- a CDS encoding MFS transporter, giving the protein MTGTTRRTSGSEDTRSPSRWLALAVLVLAVLLVAVDATVLGLATPFLSEDLKPSGTQLLWIGDIYSFVIAGLLVSMGSLGDRIGRKKLLLTGAVAFGGISVLNAYANSPEMMIAARALLGVAGATLMPSTLALIRNIFHDPKERSLAVGIWGAAASAGTAVGPVVGGFLLENFWWGSVFLINLPVMLVLVVVGVKVLPESRDPHPGPWDLVSVGLSLVGVMAVVYAVKEAAANGIHWDTLASAVVGVLALLWFARRQLTLESPLLDMRLFHHRGFSGAVLADLLTILGLSGLVFFLSQFLQLVQGRSPLAAGLIELPAAVGAVATGLMAGYMARRASVRSAVAGGLAAVAVALAGCVWVSSSTGVVALGAALFFGGLGAGLAFTVTSDVLLSSVPKDQAGAASAVSETAYELGTALGIALLGSVVTGIYRGFSIPHGVPAGAAEAAHESLGGAVEAAKTLPHDQGAALLSSAQEAFTHGFQAAAGVGSVVLFATAVTSWFLLRGQKLDV; this is encoded by the coding sequence ATGACCGGTACCACCCGGCGGACGAGCGGCTCCGAGGACACTCGCAGTCCCAGCCGCTGGCTCGCCCTTGCCGTGCTCGTCCTCGCCGTGCTGCTGGTCGCCGTCGACGCGACCGTGCTCGGCCTGGCGACCCCCTTCCTGAGCGAGGACCTCAAACCATCGGGCACCCAGCTGCTCTGGATCGGCGACATCTACTCGTTCGTCATCGCCGGACTGCTGGTCTCCATGGGCAGCCTCGGCGACCGGATCGGCCGTAAGAAGCTGCTGCTCACCGGTGCTGTCGCCTTCGGCGGGATCTCCGTGCTGAACGCCTACGCGAACAGTCCCGAGATGATGATCGCCGCGAGGGCGCTGCTCGGCGTCGCGGGTGCCACGCTGATGCCGTCCACCCTGGCGCTGATCCGCAACATCTTCCACGACCCGAAGGAACGCAGCCTCGCCGTCGGGATCTGGGGCGCGGCCGCGTCGGCCGGTACCGCGGTCGGTCCGGTGGTCGGCGGTTTCCTGCTGGAGAACTTCTGGTGGGGCTCGGTCTTCCTCATCAACCTGCCGGTGATGCTGGTCCTCGTGGTGGTCGGCGTGAAGGTGCTGCCCGAGTCGCGCGACCCGCACCCCGGCCCGTGGGACCTGGTCAGTGTGGGCCTCTCGCTGGTCGGCGTGATGGCAGTGGTGTACGCGGTGAAGGAGGCGGCGGCCAACGGCATCCACTGGGACACCCTGGCGTCCGCCGTGGTCGGCGTGCTGGCCCTGCTCTGGTTCGCCCGTCGCCAGCTGACCCTGGAATCGCCGCTGCTCGACATGCGGCTCTTCCACCACCGTGGCTTCTCCGGGGCGGTCCTGGCCGATCTGCTGACCATTCTCGGCCTCTCGGGACTCGTCTTCTTCCTCTCGCAGTTCCTCCAGCTGGTGCAGGGGCGTTCCCCGCTGGCCGCCGGTCTGATCGAACTTCCGGCAGCAGTGGGAGCGGTCGCCACCGGGCTGATGGCCGGATACATGGCGCGCCGGGCGTCGGTGCGCAGCGCGGTGGCCGGCGGTCTGGCGGCGGTCGCGGTGGCCCTCGCGGGCTGTGTGTGGGTCAGCTCGTCGACCGGTGTGGTGGCGCTGGGGGCGGCCCTGTTCTTCGGTGGTCTCGGAGCGGGTCTGGCCTTCACCGTGACCTCCGACGTCCTTCTCTCCAGCGTCCCCAAGGACCAGGCGGGCGCGGCGTCCGCCGTGTCCGAGACCGCGTACGAACTGGGTACGGCACTGGGGATCGCCCTGCTCGGCTCGGTGGTCACCGGCATCTACCGGGGCTTCTCCATCCCGCACGGGGTTCCCGCGGGCGCGGCGGAAGCGGCCCACGAGTCGCTCGGCGGCGCCGTCGAGGCGGCGAAGACCCTGCCCCACGACCAGGGCGCCGCGCTGCTCTCCTCCGCCCAGGAGGCCTTCACCCACGGTTTCCAGGCGGCGGCCGGAGTCGGCTCCGTCGTCCTGTTCGCCACAGCGGTGACGTCGTGGTTCCTGCTCAGGGGGCAGAAGCTCGACGTCTGA
- a CDS encoding GNAT family N-acetyltransferase: protein MGMSVTISAATAQDAEQILKLQYLCYQSEAELYGDYSIEPLTQTLDALRAELAEGHGLVARLGGEVVASVRGGVDASGTARIAKLIVHPRMQRHGIGGRLLTAIEAKFAADAAARRFQLFTGHRSEGNLRLYRSHGYVAVSTEPTGGAVTVVTLEKEAGARAYVQSA from the coding sequence ATGGGCATGAGCGTGACCATCTCAGCGGCGACCGCGCAGGACGCCGAGCAGATTCTGAAACTCCAGTACCTGTGCTACCAGAGCGAGGCAGAGCTCTACGGCGACTACTCCATCGAGCCGCTCACGCAGACGCTCGACGCGCTGCGGGCCGAACTCGCCGAAGGCCACGGGCTGGTGGCACGGCTGGGCGGCGAGGTGGTGGCCTCCGTGCGCGGCGGGGTGGACGCATCGGGCACGGCCCGGATAGCCAAGCTGATCGTCCACCCGAGGATGCAGCGGCACGGCATCGGCGGACGGCTGCTCACCGCCATCGAGGCCAAGTTCGCGGCGGATGCCGCCGCCAGGCGCTTCCAGTTGTTCACCGGCCACCGGAGCGAGGGCAATCTGCGGCTGTACCGCAGCCACGGGTACGTGGCGGTGTCGACCGAGCCCACCGGCGGTGCGGTCACGGTGGTGACGCTGGAGAAGGAGGCCGGGGCGCGCGCGTACGTGCAGAGCGCCTGA
- a CDS encoding methionine ABC transporter permease yields MNWSEMQPLLSQGTTDTLYMVLWATLVTVLVGLPLGVLLVLTDKGGLLQNRPVNKVVGVIVNIGRSLPFIILLIALIPFTTFVVGTFIGPTAMIVPLAIGAIPFFARLVETAVREVDHGLVEAVQSMGGSVPTIVRKVLLPQALPSLISAATTTVIVLIGYSAMAGAVGGEGLGSKAITYGYQRFENNFMIATVIVLVVIVTVIQLIGDGAVRLLARRGRTSS; encoded by the coding sequence GTGAACTGGTCCGAGATGCAGCCGCTGCTCTCCCAGGGCACCACCGACACCCTTTACATGGTCCTGTGGGCCACCCTCGTGACGGTCCTCGTCGGACTGCCGCTCGGGGTGCTCCTGGTCCTCACCGACAAGGGCGGACTGCTCCAGAACCGCCCGGTGAACAAGGTCGTCGGTGTGATCGTGAACATCGGGCGCTCACTTCCCTTCATCATCCTGCTGATCGCGCTGATCCCCTTCACCACCTTCGTCGTCGGTACCTTCATCGGCCCGACCGCGATGATCGTCCCGCTCGCGATCGGCGCCATCCCCTTCTTCGCCCGGCTCGTGGAAACGGCCGTCCGCGAGGTCGACCACGGGCTGGTCGAGGCGGTCCAGTCGATGGGCGGCAGCGTGCCGACCATCGTCAGGAAGGTGCTGCTGCCGCAGGCGCTGCCGTCCCTGATCTCCGCGGCCACCACCACCGTCATCGTGCTCATCGGGTACTCGGCGATGGCCGGTGCGGTCGGCGGTGAGGGGCTCGGCTCCAAGGCGATCACCTACGGATACCAGCGCTTCGAGAACAACTTCATGATCGCGACCGTGATCGTGCTGGTCGTGATCGTCACCGTCATCCAGCTGATCGGCGACGGAGCCGTACGCCTGCTGGCGCGCCGGGGGCGCACCTCCTCATAG
- a CDS encoding ribose-phosphate pyrophosphokinase, with translation MRDIAVFSGSAHPELAEEVTAHLGVPLSPVRVNRFANDCLEVQLQANCRERDVFLIQPLVTPVQENLVELLLMCDAARGASAGRITVVMPHYAYARSDKKDAPRISIGGRLVADLLVNSGASRVLALTLHSPQVHGFFSVPVDHLHALRELAEHFRGYDVSRTTVVSPDLGNAKEAAAFARMLGVQVAAGAKQRFADDRVAISSVIGEVAGRDIIVLDDEIAKGSTVLELLDRLRELGARSIRVACTHGLFASGALKRLSDQPDVLEIVCTNTVPIPPGEHTDKLTVLSIAPALAEAMRRIHNGESVSALFDPS, from the coding sequence GTGCGAGACATCGCCGTATTCAGCGGTAGCGCCCACCCCGAGCTGGCCGAGGAGGTCACCGCGCATCTGGGCGTTCCCCTGAGTCCGGTACGGGTCAACCGGTTCGCCAACGACTGCCTGGAGGTACAGCTCCAGGCCAACTGCCGTGAACGGGACGTCTTCCTGATCCAGCCCCTGGTCACCCCGGTGCAGGAGAACCTCGTCGAGCTGCTGCTGATGTGCGACGCGGCCCGTGGCGCGTCGGCCGGCCGGATCACCGTGGTGATGCCGCACTACGCCTACGCCCGTTCGGACAAGAAGGACGCGCCGCGGATCTCCATCGGGGGCCGGCTGGTGGCGGATCTGCTGGTGAACTCCGGGGCGAGCCGGGTGCTGGCGCTGACCCTGCACTCCCCCCAGGTGCACGGGTTCTTCTCGGTCCCGGTCGACCATCTGCACGCGCTGCGCGAGCTGGCCGAACACTTCCGCGGCTACGACGTCTCGCGTACCACGGTCGTCTCGCCGGACCTCGGCAATGCCAAGGAGGCGGCGGCCTTCGCGCGGATGCTGGGCGTACAGGTGGCGGCCGGCGCCAAGCAGCGCTTCGCCGACGACCGGGTGGCCATCAGCTCCGTCATCGGTGAGGTCGCGGGCCGCGACATCATCGTCCTGGACGACGAGATCGCCAAGGGCAGCACCGTACTGGAACTCCTCGACCGGCTCCGCGAGTTGGGAGCGCGGTCGATCCGGGTGGCCTGTACGCACGGGCTGTTCGCCTCGGGTGCGCTCAAGCGGCTTTCGGACCAGCCCGACGTGCTGGAGATCGTCTGCACGAACACCGTGCCGATACCGCCCGGTGAGCACACCGACAAGCTCACGGTCCTCTCCATCGCCCCGGCACTGGCCGAGGCGATGCGGCGGATCCACAACGGCGAATCGGTGAGCGCGCTCTTCGACCCGTCCTGA
- a CDS encoding sigma-70 family RNA polymerase sigma factor — protein MDLVTELSPLLAAEAAAEAAAAGMDPADLEQAVWVRLLEQTPAEPRRWVRSAVRAEARRARRQARRELPYAAEPYAAVPFAAEPYADPETRPESAVLAAERRRAVRAAVSRTPGRCPRLLAAMLSPADPTYREIAGELGMSQGSLGPVRSRCLGCLRRMLTAEVAAGGRWGKER, from the coding sequence ATGGATCTCGTCACCGAACTGAGCCCGCTGCTCGCGGCCGAGGCGGCAGCAGAAGCAGCCGCGGCCGGAATGGACCCCGCCGACCTCGAACAGGCTGTCTGGGTGCGGCTGCTGGAGCAGACCCCCGCCGAGCCGCGGCGCTGGGTCCGTTCCGCCGTGCGGGCCGAGGCGCGCCGGGCGCGGCGGCAGGCCAGACGGGAACTGCCGTACGCAGCCGAGCCGTACGCCGCTGTACCGTTCGCCGCCGAACCGTACGCGGACCCCGAAACGCGCCCCGAGTCCGCGGTGCTCGCCGCCGAGCGGCGCCGCGCGGTGCGGGCCGCCGTGAGCCGGACACCGGGGCGCTGCCCCCGGCTGCTCGCCGCGATGCTCTCGCCCGCCGACCCCACCTACCGCGAGATCGCCGGGGAGTTGGGTATGTCACAGGGGAGTCTGGGGCCGGTTCGTTCCCGATGTCTGGGATGTCTGCGGAGAATGCTGACGGCGGAGGTTGCGGCCGGGGGCCGGTGGGGAAAGGAGCGTTAG